One window of Sporanaerobacter acetigenes DSM 13106 genomic DNA carries:
- the hepT gene encoding type VII toxin-antitoxin system HepT family RNase toxin, whose translation MVNIEVIKQRLNQLSTSINKIERFKEISLEEFLKDDIIQDVVEYNLFIAINMMIDIATHIVVDNNMGNPETLGEAFNILNKEKYLNDEETKVYKNMVGLRNILSHEYINIDKKIIYSILKNNLIEIKKFVIFVSDNFI comes from the coding sequence ATGGTTAATATTGAAGTGATTAAACAAAGGTTAAACCAATTATCAACTTCTATAAATAAAATAGAAAGGTTTAAGGAAATATCTCTGGAAGAATTTTTAAAAGACGATATTATACAAGATGTGGTAGAATATAATTTGTTTATAGCAATAAACATGATGATTGATATAGCAACTCATATTGTGGTAGATAATAATATGGGCAATCCAGAAACATTAGGTGAAGCATTTAACATCTTAAATAAGGAGAAATATTTAAACGATGAGGAAACGAAAGTTTATAAGAATATGGTAGGCCTTAGAAATATATTGTCTCACGAATATATAAACATAGATAAAAAAATAATATATAGTATTTTAAAAAATAATTTAATTGAGATAAAGAAATTTGTTATTTTTGTTAGCGATAATTTTATTTAA